In Ostrinia nubilalis chromosome 10, ilOstNubi1.1, whole genome shotgun sequence, a single genomic region encodes these proteins:
- the LOC135075254 gene encoding uncharacterized protein LOC135075254 isoform X2 has translation MVITFFLACWMSLAICIGLTVAAVAGIAYGYNYQMAEFLTFTRSDVTVYMRRGQFYDRPDVKPRYISRRTGDEEEAFPAHAGGDDDYIARDKVVPDSDNSKPLPASWGGIRGVHQFADKLYKYTTEARRVIFEDSGVQADVSTETQPSPRDYYKLTASPSRLITKLISITPNVAISTAIWKSGDAKIIMRNFQISTMKDMDSDSYKAYHSDYIEKDDQEETRIYHNREEKENKENKNLPRKQKVHRIRPIITPDLRLRDEYEPTRSEPRLNMRHWGPTTTPIFQDYSEDVDEDRIVYKPG, from the exons at GGTTATCACTTTCTTCCTAGCATGCTGGATGAGCCTAGCCATATGCATCGGACTGACGGTCGCAGCCGTGGCCGGCATCGCTTACGGATACAACTACCAGATGGCCGAGTTCCTTACGTTCACCA GATCCGACGTGACAGTCTACATGAGACGAGGTCAATTCTACGACAGGCCAGACGTGAAACCAAGGTATATCTCTAGAAGAACAGGTGACGAAGAAGAAG CTTTTCCAGCTCACGCAGGTGGCGATGATGATTACATTGCAAGGGACAAAGTGGTCCCTGACTCCGACAACTCCAAGCCGCTGCCAGCCTCCTGGGGCGGCATCAGGGGCGTGCACCAGTTCGCTGACAAGCTGTACAAGTATACCACTGAGGCGAGGAGAGTCATATTTGAAGATAGCGGTGTGCAGGCTGATGTTTCTACTGAA acacAGCCATCTCCGCGAGATTACTACAAACTGACCGCATCACCATCCCGCCTCATCACCAAACTCATATCCATAACACCGAACGTTGCCATCTCCACTGCCATCTGGAAGAGTGGTGACGCCAAGATCATCATGAGGAACTTCCAAATATCTACCATGAAGGATATGGATTCTGACTCGTATAAGGCATACCATTCTGATTATATCGAAAAAGATGATCAAGAGGAAACGAGAATATATCACAATAGAGAggagaaagaaaataaagaaaataagaaCTTGCCCAGAAAACAGAAAGTCCACAGAATAAGACCAATTATTACACCCGACTTGCGGTTACGTGATGAGTATGAACCCACAAGAAG TGAACCTAGGTTGAATATGCGCCATTGGGGTCCAACCACCACTCCGATCTTCCAAGACTATTCAGAGGACGTGGATGAAGACAGGATCGTTTACAAGCCAGGGTGA
- the LOC135075254 gene encoding uncharacterized protein LOC135075254 isoform X1, with amino-acid sequence MCYIFNCFGWLLDLIQRVITFFLACWMSLAICIGLTVAAVAGIAYGYNYQMAEFLTFTRSDVTVYMRRGQFYDRPDVKPRYISRRTGDEEEAFPAHAGGDDDYIARDKVVPDSDNSKPLPASWGGIRGVHQFADKLYKYTTEARRVIFEDSGVQADVSTETQPSPRDYYKLTASPSRLITKLISITPNVAISTAIWKSGDAKIIMRNFQISTMKDMDSDSYKAYHSDYIEKDDQEETRIYHNREEKENKENKNLPRKQKVHRIRPIITPDLRLRDEYEPTRSEPRLNMRHWGPTTTPIFQDYSEDVDEDRIVYKPG; translated from the exons GGTTATCACTTTCTTCCTAGCATGCTGGATGAGCCTAGCCATATGCATCGGACTGACGGTCGCAGCCGTGGCCGGCATCGCTTACGGATACAACTACCAGATGGCCGAGTTCCTTACGTTCACCA GATCCGACGTGACAGTCTACATGAGACGAGGTCAATTCTACGACAGGCCAGACGTGAAACCAAGGTATATCTCTAGAAGAACAGGTGACGAAGAAGAAG CTTTTCCAGCTCACGCAGGTGGCGATGATGATTACATTGCAAGGGACAAAGTGGTCCCTGACTCCGACAACTCCAAGCCGCTGCCAGCCTCCTGGGGCGGCATCAGGGGCGTGCACCAGTTCGCTGACAAGCTGTACAAGTATACCACTGAGGCGAGGAGAGTCATATTTGAAGATAGCGGTGTGCAGGCTGATGTTTCTACTGAA acacAGCCATCTCCGCGAGATTACTACAAACTGACCGCATCACCATCCCGCCTCATCACCAAACTCATATCCATAACACCGAACGTTGCCATCTCCACTGCCATCTGGAAGAGTGGTGACGCCAAGATCATCATGAGGAACTTCCAAATATCTACCATGAAGGATATGGATTCTGACTCGTATAAGGCATACCATTCTGATTATATCGAAAAAGATGATCAAGAGGAAACGAGAATATATCACAATAGAGAggagaaagaaaataaagaaaataagaaCTTGCCCAGAAAACAGAAAGTCCACAGAATAAGACCAATTATTACACCCGACTTGCGGTTACGTGATGAGTATGAACCCACAAGAAG TGAACCTAGGTTGAATATGCGCCATTGGGGTCCAACCACCACTCCGATCTTCCAAGACTATTCAGAGGACGTGGATGAAGACAGGATCGTTTACAAGCCAGGGTGA
- the LOC135075260 gene encoding pancreatic triacylglycerol lipase-like, giving the protein MAVHKHQKVYSIKNAPLKIITHGWKSSVEDRSVVLIKDAYLETDNVNVISFDWSSIADTYYCVAAFLANFVAEIMALFLEALQLKYGVRGRDMHLIGHSLGAHVVGMAASQTSFAISRVTGLDPAAPLFEWPFLLPPSLRIDSSSADFVDIIHSCGELMGFAGPLGHEDFFPNSGMFPQPGCEDEDFYTSASCSHARAYEYFTDTIYDGTVYPSWNCESWEAFLNGKCTNVNYMGERAVQALTGNYFLFISYTSK; this is encoded by the exons ATGGCAGTACATAAGCACCAAAAGGTTTATAGTATAAAAAATGCTCCGCTAAAAATCATCACGCACGGCTGGAAGTCTTCTGTCGAAGATAGGTCTGTGGTCCTCATCAAAGATGCGTACTTGGAGACCGACAACGTGAATGTCATATCGTTCGATTGGAGTTCTATTGCTGACACGTATTATTGTGTAGCAGCATTCTTGGCGAATTTTGTCGCGGAAATTATGGCGCTGTTTTTGGAAGCTCTGCAACTTAAATATGGTGTTCGTGGGAGGGACATGCATTTGATTGGACATAGCCTGGGGGCGCATGTGGTTGGGATGGCAGCTTCGCAGACCAGCTTTGCGATCAGTCGTGTGACAG GTCTTGATCCCGCCGCTCCCTTATTCGAGTGGCCGTTCCTCTTGCCTCCGTCCCTGAGGATTGACTCTTCAAGTGCTGACTTTGTGGACATTATCCACTCTTGTGGGGAGCTTATGGGGTTCGCAGGCCCCTTGGGACACGAGGACTTTTTCCCCAACAGCGGAATGTTCCCGCAGCCTGGGTGTGAAGATGAAGACTTCTATACCTCTG CATCTTGCAGCCATGCCAGGGCATATGAGTACTTCACCGATACAATATACGATGGCACAGTTTACCCCTCGTGGAATTGCGAATCATGGGAAGCATTCTTGAATGGGAAGTGCACTAATGTAAATTATATGGGAGAAAGAGCTGTCCAGGCTTTAACGGGgaattatttcttatttatcaGCTACACATCTAAATAA
- the LOC135075238 gene encoding uncharacterized protein LOC135075238, producing the protein MELNELIAARGYVKGTITRLTSLVSTPQSVKNLSKENLMAKRKKLIDSFSQYEKFNIKILTIQPDDKENVELFEENYYNIISVIDQELNSRDNRNHSAPMSKLHLPPIDVPIFSGKFSDYVPFKNLFHSLIDQNDSIDNVQKLYYLRSYLKNEPLDLVKNLPLTSESYSQAIKIIEDRYNNKHKLVNEHICLLLDLKPITKSTAVNLREFVSNVKQQISALSNLEPNVSFWDAIILCILYRKLDAYTSRAFHMERDATKEPTINTFLEYLDKRALALENADPGFHGQQRQPQKEQGNTVGRMVAYTAAQEPTCLYCAAAYRAAGAA; encoded by the exons ATGGAGCTGAACGAGCTAATAGCCGCGCGAGGCTACGTAAAAGGTACGATTACACGATTAACTTCACTTGTTTCGACACCGCAGTCAGTTAAAAACTTGTCTAAAGAAAACTTAATGGCTAAGAGGAAAAAATTGATCGACTCCTTTAGTCAATACGAAAAGTtcaatataaagattttaactATCCAACCAGATGACAAGGAAAATGTTGAACTTTTTGAGGAAAACTATTACAACATCATATCAGTAATTGACCAAGAACTTAACAGCCGTGATAATAGGAATCACTCAGCTCCAATGTCCAAATTGCATTTACCACCAATTGATGTACCAATATTTAGTGGTAAGTTCTCGGATTATGTACCATTTAAAAACTTATTCCACTCATTAATAGATCAAAACGATTCCATTGACAATGTTCAAAAACTGTATTACCTTCgatcatatttaaaaaatgagcCATTAGATCTTGTAAAAAACTTACCCTTGACTAGTGAAAGTTACAGTCaagcaattaaaattattgaagaCAGATACAACAACAAACACAAACTCGTTAATGAGCATATTTGTTTATTGTTGGATCTTAAGCCAATCACAAAATCCACGGCAGTTAATTTAAGAGAATTTGTGTCCAATGTAAAACAACAAATATCTGCTTTAAGTAATTTGGAGCCAAACGTATCATTTTGGGatgctataatattatgtattttgtaccGCAAATTAGATGCATACACGTCACGCGCATTTCATATGGAAAGAGATGCCACGAAGGAGCCAACTATCAACACCTTCCTTGAATACTTGGATAAGAGAGCGCTGGCGCTTGAGAATGCTGATCCGGGCTTCCACGGGCAGCAACGCCAGCCGCAAAAGGAGCAAGGCAATACCGTTGGTAGGATGGTAGCCTACACAGCTGCGCAGGAGCCTACATGCTTATACT GTGCTGCTGCCTACAGAGCTGCCGGTGCTGCCTGA